The following proteins are co-located in the Lagopus muta isolate bLagMut1 chromosome 11, bLagMut1 primary, whole genome shotgun sequence genome:
- the LOC125698582 gene encoding uncharacterized protein LOC125698582, translating to MGFQLSLRSNIELSTSRSHNLVGSTAAGALHEGFASRESCAQSLEHEEILPWRVMDSALVKVHTHIMTRNDGILKTKRFVKGNKRVYFPHPVLEIVTRTVSGTEFRLYRWGCPSGCRSPRLLPPAGPPVMCCLPFVVSPKAQNCAHRPQFALCLEIRPWPQRTSMCPPRELPPWLAVATLTVTPLRPQPHPLPASRHCGPLPSDPARGRGHRSARNAREQPRCREPRLDPRQCRTASPALPLLTEFQQRGSLRLALNRGRERNIKQSVPAWDSR from the exons ATGGGCTTTCAGCTGTCTCTGCGG AGTAATATAGAGCTGAGTACGTCACGCAGCCATAACCTTGTCGGCAGCACGGCGGCTGGCGCACTTCATGAGGGATTTGCCTCCAGAGAGAGCTGTGCACAAAGCCTGGAGCACGAGGAGATCCTTCCCTGGCGAGTGATGGATTCGGCGCTGGTGAAAGTTCATACACACATAATGACACGTAATGACGGGATCCTCAAGACAAAGAGGTTTGTCAAAGGCAATAAAAGAGTCTATTTTCCGCATCCTGTGCTGGAAATTGTCACTCGCACTGTGAGCGGAACGGAGTTTCGGTTGTACAGGTGGGGCTGTCCGTCAGGATGCAGAAGTCCCAGGCTCCTCCCTCCTGCAGGTCCACCTGTGATGTGCTGCTTGCCTTTTGTCGTTTCTCCGAAGGCTCAGAACTGCGCTCACCGCCCGCAGTTCGCACTTTGCCTGGAGATAAGGCCATGGCCCCAACGCACCTCCATGTGCCCCCCCCGAGAGCTTCCGCCGTGGCTGGCGGTGGCGACGCTCACGGTGACGCCCCTCCGTCCTCAGCCTCACCCCCTGCCCGCCTCTCGTCATTGCGGGCCGTTGCCGTCGGATCCAGCCCGGGGACGCGGGCACCGCTCAGCTCGGAATGCTCGGGAGCAGCCCCGCTGTCGGGAGCCCCGCCTGGATCCGCGGCAGTGCCGGACggccagcccagccctgccgcTTCTGACCGAGTTCCAGCAGCGTGGGTCGCTGCGCTTGGCTCTCAACAGAGGAAGAGAGCGCAACATAAAGCAGAGCGTCCCCGCGTGGGATTCGCGGTga